The genomic DNA CGTCGCCTTTCTGGGTTTGCGGTGCTTTTTGCCCGTTACCGCATCAATCGTCGTCCCGGACATTGGATCAATGCCGTGCAAGATTCTGTCAAGGAGGGCTTGATCGGTAACATCACCTTCATGCCTCTGGGGGCCGTGAGCGCCCGGAACATCCTGCGCCAACTCGTCCAGCCTTTTTCGCCAATACCGCGCTGATCGCTCGACGCGGTGGCTCTTGGTCATGATCCGCTCGGCTTTTTCATCAATACTCTGCCGCAGCTTCTTCGCAAGGGCACCGATCTTCGCGAAGATCGGCTTGATCCCGTCCAGGAAGGCCAGGATCTTCGCCACATGCTGACCGCCGGTGATCGCGGCGCGGAATTTTCAGGCGATGCTGGCGCAGCGGGCGACCTTATTCCCAGTTTTTACGATAACCAATTTTGAGCCAATAGTCCGAGAGATCCGTTTCTTCGCCCCCTTCAAAGGCGTAGCGATAGACGCTTTCGAAAAACGCGCGGGCGGAGTCTTTGCTTGCCGGACTGCATGATGTCGCCTTGTAAAAATCTCGTTCTGTAAGGAGGTCCTTTTCAAGTGCAGTCTTGAACTCTTGCTGGAGTGCTTGCCTGTCCAATTCGCTTAAGCTTTCCACAAACCTAGGCAGCCTATCGGATATTGAGACATTGGCGTTAAAGTACATCAGTAATTTATTTAAGTGACGTGAGAGGGTCATGGTCTGTCCTCCTTAGGGGTCAGGATATAGTGTGATAAGCTTTACTGTCCCATTTTGACCTTTCTCAAAAACCGCAACAATCTGGGTGTCCGGCCCAAACACGGTTGGGTCTCCATTGAGGTCATATCCTTTGAAGCGCGCCTGGAAGTTTGAGCCAAAAATATCTTTGGCGGGAACTCTAATCGGTTCGTCTGCTTCGGCACTCTTCAAGAATGCCTTGAAATCAGGATGTTTCAATACCTCATCATAGGCCCTGACGTAATCGGCTTTCGTGTTGATCTTCGTCGCGTGATCTCCAGTAGCGTGTAGGATCTTTTTGCTCATCTCGACCTTGAGCGTTCCCTTTCCGGGGACGTCGATCATTTCGCCCGAAAGAGTAGGCGGCCGCCCATGCTCTGCCGGATTATAGGGGACACCGTATTTCCTGAGGAACTTGTCATAGTCCACAACGGTACCGGTCATCGGATCATGGCCAAGCATGCTGCGGAGTAACAATTGTACATCCGTCACATCCCCCTCATGCCGTTGCGGCCCGTGCCCTTGAGACGCCAACTCGTCCAACCTTTGTTCCCAGTACCGCGCCTTGCGAACAACCACGTGGCCTTCGTGGATGATCCGCGTGCCGACCTCATCAATACTCTGCCGCAGCTTCTTCGCAAGCGCACCGACCTTCGAGAAGATCGGCTGGATCCCGTCCAGGAAGGCCAGGATCTTCGCCACATGCTGCCCGCCGGAGATCGCGGTGCGGATCTTGGAGGCGATGCTGGCGCAGCGGGAGGCGAGGGCGGCGGCGCCGGCTCCGGCGCTCAGGGCGGCGATGATCGTGGTGATCAGCCAGATCAGCAGCTCGGGGACGATGAACCCCAGCCCCTCGCCGATGACCCCGGCCCAGAAATTGGGCGTCATCAGCAGCAGGCAGCGCATCGCGGTGTTGACCATGAGGTTCAGCACCGGCGTGCGGCGCAGCACCTCGATCATGTCGCGGATCCAGTCGATGCCGTCGGTGGTGGCCTCGCGGATCATCGCGCCAAACTCGCCGATCACCCCGCCGAGGGCCTCCAGCCCCGTCAGCTTCCCGAGGCTCGTCGCGATCCGGTCGATATCCCCCGCAAGGAAGGCGCGCATCAGCTCGCCCAGCTCCTCAAGGTAGTCCATCACCCCGTCGCTCTGGAACAGGCCCACGATGGCACTGCCGGTATCGCGGGCGATCTTCGCGCCCACGTTCAAGGGTACTGCGCCCGGCAGCCACCATGGCAGCCCCTCGTCATTCGCCTCCCCGATGTAATCGCCAATGGCGGCGGCGGAGGATTTGAGCGCGCCCCATGCGGTGCCCCAAAAATCCTTCTCCCCGTCCCACCAGTTGCCGATGCCACGCAGCACGCCCTTGTTGAAATCGACCGCCGCCCCGATGACCCCGTCGCGCTCCCATTCCTCCACATAGGGCCGGAAGGTGGCCTTCATCGAGGTTTCGAAGGCCTCCAGCTCGCGGACGATATCCTGCTCAAGCTGCCATGCCTCCTCGGCCACCGTGGGGATATCCTGGCTCGGGTTGGTGGTTGCGGTCAGAAACCCGGCGCTGGCGGGCACTTCGCCATG from Oceanicola sp. D3 includes the following:
- a CDS encoding GDP-mannose 4,6-dehydratase: MAKILAFLDGIKPIFAKIGALAKKLRQSIDEKAERIMTKSHRVERSARYWRKRLDELAQDVPGAHGPQRHEGDVTDQALLDRILHGIDPMSGTTIDAVTGKKHRKPRKATKINTPTDYVRLYDHIAGELRDELLDKARLARYGGEKIFKMEFPINDVFKGNVNQRMRGYAKVSRRKPQGVVPLDFEGGAILAFFRFRDDGTFGLYSMFPEPRT